TAACCAATCATACTATTCAAtaggtttatttttcttgtttccttaaGAAAGGGTCTCTATGTGTGGGTCTAGCTTCCTTGGACTAGCTACGTAGATTATGCTCTGGTTTCTGATTTATAGACATctacctccctcttcctcctgagtggtgggattaaacaAGTGGGTCGCTGACACGGCTCATGCAGTATATCTTCAAATGTCCCTCCTGTCTTCTGAAACTCTTCCTCTCGCTTTGAttactgtctctgccttccctctggTTCCCCTTTGACTCTTCTTGAATGTTCTGTGCACATCTCTGTACAAGTGTTTGAGGAGATGTACATTTTTACTCAGATCACTTGAGTCACAGTGTTCATTCTTGTTGCACTTACCAAATAATGAGTGATAAATGTGGGCTTCTCTTTCCCTCAGTGTCTCCATGTGGGGCTACCGAGTGGCCCAGAGTTTCGTCTTTGCCATTGAGGAGATTAATAGGAGTGCTCACTTGTTGCCCAATTTGACACTGGGCTTTTCTATTCGAAACTCTGGAGACTCAGTGCATGGAGCCCTCTATGGGACAATGGGCTTTCTCACAGGGCAGGAGGAGCCCATCCCCAACTACACATGCCAGCATGGCTCTCCTCAGGCTGCCTTGGTTGGGGACACAAGGTCATCCCTGTCTGTCTCCATGGCCAGACTTCTGGGGCTGTACAAGTTTCCCCAGGTGAGTTTCACAAAGCCTTATTCTTTAGTGAATGTGGTGTAGTCCCTTAATGATGATGGCAATGGTCACAGCAGTGAGCAGCTCTGCTGAGGAGCCAGCTTCCCTGCATATTGTCCATGTCCAACATGGCTCTCTCTTCCATGTATtgataatttagaaataattatcATCCCctgcattgaaaaaaaaagtgagtttttttttttttttggttttttaagacagggtttctctgtatagccctggctatcatagaactcactttgtagaccaggctggccttgaacttagaaatccacctgcctctgcctcccgagtgctgggattaaaggcatgctccaccacgcctgactgagaaatttttttattatttaaaaatatatttttaaaattttatgtgtattgagtattttgtcattcatatatatatatatatatatatatatatatatatatatatatatatatagcttgtGGACATCAGAAGGGAGCATTGGACTTTCTAGAACTGTTGTTACATATAGTTTTTATGTGTCATGAGGGTGCTTGAAATTAAACTTGGGTCATATGAATAGAGGACCAAGTAGTGTTAACCACTCAGCAATCTCTCCATCACCATATTAATCAATCcatcaatttattattattattagaaaggGAGAGCAACTGTGTCTgtgttagtgtgcatgtgtgtgtgtatatgtgtgtgtgagtgtgtctgtacaTGAACCTTTTCATatctgtggaggttagaagaggctTCCTTCATCACTCCCCGTCTATCCCTTTAGTCAAGATTTCTTCCTGCACCTACAGCCCATGATTCCTTGGCTAGGCTGGAAGGTTGAAAGCTCCACCCAGCCTCCTGTGTGCACACCTCTTAGAACTGAGGATAATGTCATGAAGGGGATGTCCAACTTTTTATGAGTACTAGGATCTGAGCTCCTATCCTTATGATtttgcagcaagtgcttttagtcATCGTGGTATCTCTCTATACCTCAAATGAGGCATACTTAAATTGGTAGaaactccatttttcttctcCGTAAATGATAACATACCCAAaaccaaactttgtttctgttttttttttgtgggtgtgtattttgtgtgtgtgtgtgtgtgtgtgtgtgtatgcagcatttctctgtgtaacctaggttgcccttgaactcttgatcttcttcCCTTTGATGTCTGAGTCCTGTGCACTATTGTGCTCAGAATAGGAACTtgatatattgaatattttaaaagaacttcttgTATTCCAACTTGTAGGGCTGCAAGATAAATTttagttaaatttgaatttcaggactggagatatggctcagaggtaaagagcactgaGAGTTCTTTTAGAAAAACTTTAAATCCCAATAACTACATGGTAGCTTATGTGAATCTGTAACTCATTTCCAGACatgtgactccctcttctgtcctgCATGATTAGCAGATATTTATGTGATTTATGTGGTGCaaatcatacatacatgtgaaacACTCATTcatagataataataaaaaaatgagtttCTGAGAATCAATGAATTGTTTTTAGCCTAAGTTTGTCCCaatatttgcattaaaatataatttgttttcaaCTAGTAATTTGTGTTTCACAGGACAAACTTAGTCATAGAAATGATCATTGCTTATCTGCAATCCAAACATAACAgaatagcttttgttttattgcacAGCCTGGCAAGACCACATGCATGAGTTTGAGTGAACCTTTTCTCTCCACATGAAGCAACCAGATGCTAGGGCCTTTGTCTTAATACAGTATAAATTTTACACATTTTGTAGTGGAAGAAGGTTTTCATTCATACTCTGAGCCTGACCAGCCACAATTGGTGCCTCTCAAACCCAAACCGACCAGACTGGACCacaccagaccagaccagaccaaaccaccacagacacagaTTCCACTTGTCACATCTCCAAGtactctctttttaaagaacatgttAACACCTCTTCCTTAACAAATTAATAACTCAGATTCCCATTTCTCTTAAATCTGGAAAACCTCACGATGGCGGTCTGATAAGAGCCCATAATTCATTTGTTCTTATCAGGtacagcaagatggctcattgagtaaagatgcttgctaacaagcctgatgacctgagtttgagcctctgGAAAACCAGCCCCCAAATTTGTCTTCTATGTCTATACATGTATCATCATtaaaaggcagacagacatacagacatagacacatagacacacatatagacatgcacacgcacacacacgaatTTTCTAAAGAACATCCTAACAGCTGTGTGCAAATGAGAGCATCAGACCAGGCCTAGCTGAGGTGCTGGAAACAAATATAGGGGTGGGCAACGGGAAGGACAGATGATGAAAAGCCACAGGGATGTCTGTGATAATTGGCTAGTGAAGGGCACACAGCTGCTTGGTAGAATCAGTACTTTTTACAGAACATTATTGTAGCGATGGTTCTGATGCTGTCTTGCTCCTCAGTTGGTTCTTGAactgtcagtaaagaagccatgggccaTTTGCTGGGTGGAAGaaataggcaggacttccaggtccctggaggaAAAGAGATAGATGCAAGGGAGGAGAGTTCGccatgctttggagagagaagaaacaagtaGCCATGTGAGGTCTCTGGAGGAGTGGGACCTGTGGATGCTCCTACAGGTAGGTAGTCAGGGATGTTTAGCAGGGACTAAAAGTATCTTAGCAACTAAAGTTTAGGGCAAGTAGGAGGTGCAGAGATAAGAATATTGTTAAGGGCACACTTTTCTAGGAGGGAGATAGTAGTGTCCAGCAATTGTGTCCAGaggcaagttgaaaaggaacaactgtgtgtgtgtgtgtgtgtgtgtcttttatctgtggCAAGGGAAGCTGGGTTGGGACTGGTATCCCGACCCATTTCTGGAGCTAGGTGTGGTAGCTAAAGCTAAATGCAACAcactattttcatttcctttcatgaAAATTGTTATGCTTTAgattataatatacatttatgtgtatatgtatatgtctgtgtgagtctaTGCAGCAGGTGTGGGAGGAAGCCAGAAGCAAGTGTCAGATTTCCTGGGGCTGgcgttacaaacagttgtgagccaccagatgtgggAGCCTGGAATAGGacttgggtcttctacaagacAAGCAAGGGCTggaactgctgagctatctctccagccccatccttcTGACATTTAAACAAGACCATTAGCTTGCTCTTGAGTCCTGGATTTCATCTACTCGCATATTGCCTGGTTCTTCCTTGACAGGTCAGTTACTCATCTTCACTACCCAGCCTGAGTGACAAGATCCAGTTTCCATCCTTCATTCGAACCCTGACTAGTGACCTCACATCCTCCCGTGCAGTTACCCAGCTGATAATTCACTTTCAGTGGTCCTGGGTGATCATTCTTGCCCAAGATGATGACTTTGGGCAGCAGGCCAGCTCTCTGGCCACTCAGCAGCTGAGTGCAGCTNGTGTGTGCATTGAGTATCACCTTCATGTCCCTTCCCATCAGTCCTTGNGGAAGATTGAAGAGACTGTCCAGAAGATGCAGAAATGTACAGCCAGAGTTGTTCTGGTTTTCTTGAGCAATTCAAATTTCCAGCTCATCTTGTATGGCTTACTGGCTGTCCCTGTCTCAGGACAGGTGTGGGTCAGCAAAGGCACTCTGCACATGGCACTTGCCCTGACCATTCCAGGCATTTCCCAGGTGTTACAAGGCACATTTGGCCTTCTGTATCACAGCAGCAGGGCTATTGGCTTCCCTGAGTTCCTTGCTCACCTGTGTCCCAGCCAGACCCCAGAAGACATGTTTATAAAAAAGTTCTGGGAGTTCACCTTTGATTGTATGTGGCCCAACCAGAACAGCACAGTGACAGAGGGTGTCCAGGTCTGCTCAGGAAATGAGAGTCTGAAAAACAAGCCACATCCTTTCGCAGAAGTGAGTAAAATTGATGCTGCTTACACGGCTGTCTACAGCATTGCTCATGCCCTGCATGATATGATATCCTATGAGCACCAGGATGGGAAAGGTACAAACTCCCAGGACTTGCAGCCCTGGCAGGTAAGAGAGACATGTGTGGAGTGGATGGTTCAGAGATGGTTGGGGAACAGACATAATGGTTTTTACTAAGCTGTAGAAGTGTAGCAGGCTATACACTTCAGCAAGGCTGAATTTGCACTGAGGGCCACCATAGAACCTGCATTTTTCAAGGAATCCATGCTGTGTGTGTAATATCAGATGAATCCAGTTACAGTGGGTTGCTTTTGTACAAATACAAGATacctattttaattttcatttaatggtaaacattttttttttttttgagacagggtttctctgtgtagcactggttgtcctggaactcactctgtagaccaggctggcctcaagctcagaaatctgcctgcctctgcctctcaagtgctgggattaaaggcgtgcaccaccatgcctggataatggtaaacattttattatccTAAATTTGAGCTTAGATATACAGTGGATGCTCTTAGTACAGGTATGTTGAAAGTCAGAATTTCAAAGAGATATCAAATGCccacccctctctttctctctctgtctgtccctgtgtgtgtgtgtgtgtgtgtgtgtaggcatataGGCACATGATTGAGGTGTGCTTACCGTGTGTACATGTCTCTGAGAATGTCTGAGGATCATGTGAGAAAATTACCCTTCAGTCACtcttctatcttattttttggGGCATGTTATCTCACTCAAACCTAAAACTTGCTGATATGGCTTGTGATGGGTATTCCCTCTCTAGATCCCCATGAAGCTGTAATTACAGAGGTACGGCCACATTCACCTGTCATTTAGGATGGTTCTGGATATTTTAATTCTTATCTTCTAACTTGTGTGGCAAGaactttaatgactgagccaaATCTCATGTCCTTACCTCATTTTCTATGTATActattacatacatttatataatacattttttcattttctcccagtatctagtctctctctctctctctctctctctctctctctctcttccagcttGGATAGAATAGGCCTAGATATGCATGATGTCCCTTGGGAGACACACTACTCACTGATAAGGCAAAGTGAGTGTGGTGGCTAAGGAGGGGCTGTGTTTTTCATAAGCTTCAGTGAGATTATCTGAGTCTGTGTGCTAGGTGAAGGATACACATAGTTTCGAACCAGAACAACAGTGTTAGTTGTTGGCTTTTTGGCCAAGATGGACAGATTAGAAATTACAGGAGGCCAAGTTCGATGGCCCATGTATGTCATCTTAGGACATAGGATattgaggcaagagaatcaagttccatgccaacctagactacacaGCAAAATACTATCACAAAATAACAATATATGAGCGTGGTGATAACTGAGTGTAATCTAGGATGAAGATATAAAGTAAATGAAGGAGTGATGAGCAAGTGAAGAGCCTAGGAAGACCTGAAAAGTTCTGTCAGGAACAGTCCCTGGACAGTCaatgatattttcctttctttctcagctgCTCCATGCCCTCAAACAGGTACACTTCAGGACTCTGGATGGAATCAAGATTATGTTCGATGCCAATGGAGATTTGGTGACAAAATTTGATATTTTCCAAGGGCAGAAAACTCCTACAGGTTTATTCCACTTGGTCCGTGTAGGCATGA
This region of Mus pahari unplaced genomic scaffold, PAHARI_EIJ_v1.1 scaffold_9802_1, whole genome shotgun sequence genomic DNA includes:
- the LOC110315217 gene encoding vomeronasal type-2 receptor 26-like translates to MWGYRVAQSFVFAIEEINRSAHLLPNLTLGFSIRNSGDSVHGALYGTMGFLTGQEEPIPNYTCQHGSPQAALVGDTRSSLSVSMARLLGLYKFPQVSYSSSLPSLSDKIQFPSFIRTLTSDLTSSRAVTQLIIHFQWSWVIILAQDDDFGQQASSLATQQLSAAXVCIEYHLHVPSHQSLXKIEETVQKMQKCTARVVLVFLSNSNFQLILYGLLAVPVSGQVWVSKGTLHMALALTIPGISQVLQGTFGLLYHSSRAIGFPEFLAHLCPSQTPEDMFIKKFWEFTFDCMWPNQNSTVTEGVQVCSGNESLKNKPHPFAEVSKIDAAYTAVYSIAHALHDMISYEHQDGKGTNSQDLQPWQLLHALKQVHFRTLDGIKIMFDANGDLVTKFDIFQGQKTPTGLFHLVRVGMIDPQASSGNKMMVQLKEDLQVSSPNAEITVPTSICSESCLPGFSQVPRLGAPHCCFDCSPCPEGQFADQRDMKRCLLCPKEQYSSHTRDHCLPRTEIFLAFEEPLGFILALVALLLAGLAVLVLGVFLKHRDTPVVRANNRTLSYFLLISLSLCALCALLFLGRPTVTTCLLRQTTFAVVFTVAVSSVLAKTLTVVLAFRVTKPGSRIQVCLNPSASTSVVLIASLIQVVLCGVWLGTSPPFPDKDMISEPQHIVIQCQEGSDATFFCVLGFLGFLAGGTFSVAFLARGLPDVFNETKFLTFSMLLFCSVWTAFLPLYHSARGKSTVAVEIFSILASTAGLLGGIFIPKCYIILLKPEKNTPAWLRQGYCAQQEKQDEMLQRRYKFSGQSPEPNI